In Halarsenatibacter silvermanii, the following are encoded in one genomic region:
- the ortA gene encoding 2-amino-4-oxopentanoate thiolase subunit OrtA has translation MTKKVPRGSWVEIKKIVLEPGSRAPQVPEDTARVPLEMRIKGYLTSPAAKGDEVEIRTVIGNRYEGVLHDSDPSYDHKYGKPVPELITIGEELKQILSADGGE, from the coding sequence ATGACTAAAAAAGTTCCCCGGGGAAGCTGGGTTGAGATTAAAAAAATCGTTCTCGAACCCGGGAGCAGGGCGCCGCAGGTTCCTGAAGATACAGCCCGGGTTCCGCTGGAAATGAGAATTAAAGGATACCTTACATCTCCAGCAGCGAAGGGAGATGAGGTCGAAATCAGGACAGTGATCGGAAATAGATACGAGGGAGTTCTTCACGATTCTGATCCTTCCTATGATCATAAATACGGGAAGCCTGTGCCCGAGCTCATCACAATTGGCGAGGAATTAAAACAGATTCTCTCCGCTGACGGGGGTGAGTAA
- a CDS encoding ornithine aminomutase subunit alpha yields MPERRDDNFAERREHMSDMSEEELREKFWNLSEEIVDPIIELARSHTSPSIERSVLLRMGFDSQEAKAIVKKVMEAELLGKGAGHVVLKISEKDNISIREAGLRIKNGRLEVREMQSLFTEEGGGG; encoded by the coding sequence ATGCCAGAAAGAAGAGATGATAATTTTGCCGAAAGAAGAGAGCATATGTCTGACATGAGCGAGGAGGAACTGAGGGAAAAATTCTGGAATCTGTCTGAAGAAATAGTCGATCCTATCATCGAGCTGGCCAGGAGTCACACCTCTCCTTCCATCGAAAGGTCGGTGCTTTTGAGAATGGGTTTTGATAGTCAGGAAGCTAAAGCCATAGTTAAAAAAGTTATGGAAGCTGAGCTTCTGGGTAAGGGAGCGGGTCATGTGGTGCTGAAAATTTCAGAAAAAGACAATATATCGATAAGAGAGGCCGGACTCAGGATAAAAAATGGCAGACTGGAGGTTCGGGAAATGCAGTCTCTTTTTACTGAAGAAGGGGGAGGAGGTTAA
- the ortB gene encoding 2-amino-4-oxopentanoate thiolase subunit OrtB, with the protein MSANNYEELMARRNEIMKKAVGIDYEKFRKDELVFDYDKMMNEAGYDLDEVREIQKEAGVGRTPLLELENLTALARELAPPGKGARIFLKDEAANPSGSYKPRRASVSVYHAQKEGYPGVVAATSGNYGAAVASQANIRGLDSIIVQEVYDSAGRGQPEILEKGRKCEAYGAEVLQLTVGPELFYTFLQVLEDTGFFNASLYTPFGIAGVETLGYEIVDEIRKREGIEPAAVICTNAGGGNLTGTARGLKKAGAEKTRVIGASVDLSGLHMASDEDFNRKSFTTGHTGFGIPFATWPDRADVPINAARALRYMDRYLTVTQGEVFYITEALARLEGLERGPAGNTSLAPALSLAQELDKEEIIVVQETEYTGAGKHPISQLNFARGMGVEVKRGHPEEESPGENIIIPERPGQIEGIDLDLDSIRISYLEKAVEKSGITSVDQNYLDFLAREVNLKPDETRKLIEKNLDVELDL; encoded by the coding sequence ATGTCAGCAAATAATTACGAAGAGCTGATGGCCCGCAGGAATGAAATAATGAAGAAGGCAGTCGGCATAGATTATGAAAAATTTCGCAAAGATGAACTGGTTTTTGATTATGACAAAATGATGAATGAAGCAGGGTACGATCTTGATGAGGTGCGAGAAATTCAAAAAGAAGCAGGGGTGGGCAGGACCCCTCTGCTGGAGCTGGAAAATTTGACTGCGCTGGCCAGAGAACTGGCGCCCCCGGGTAAAGGAGCTCGAATTTTTCTCAAAGATGAGGCGGCCAACCCTTCGGGCAGCTATAAACCCCGCCGGGCTTCAGTGTCGGTATATCATGCTCAAAAGGAAGGTTATCCGGGCGTGGTGGCGGCCACCAGCGGCAATTACGGAGCAGCTGTGGCATCGCAGGCGAATATCAGAGGACTTGATTCGATAATAGTCCAGGAAGTCTATGACAGCGCCGGCCGTGGTCAGCCGGAGATTCTGGAAAAAGGTCGAAAATGTGAGGCCTATGGGGCCGAAGTTCTGCAGTTGACTGTAGGTCCCGAACTCTTTTATACCTTTTTGCAGGTGCTTGAAGATACCGGTTTTTTCAATGCTTCTCTTTATACTCCCTTTGGTATTGCCGGAGTGGAAACACTGGGTTATGAAATCGTTGATGAAATTCGTAAAAGAGAAGGAATAGAGCCGGCTGCTGTAATCTGCACCAATGCTGGAGGGGGAAATCTTACCGGCACGGCCCGGGGGTTAAAAAAGGCAGGAGCTGAAAAAACCAGAGTAATAGGTGCCAGCGTCGATTTGAGCGGGCTTCATATGGCCAGCGATGAAGATTTCAACCGCAAATCATTTACCACCGGTCACACGGGTTTCGGCATCCCTTTTGCAACCTGGCCGGACAGGGCAGATGTGCCCATCAATGCCGCCCGGGCACTGCGCTATATGGATCGCTATCTTACTGTGACCCAGGGTGAAGTCTTTTACATCACCGAAGCTCTGGCTCGCCTGGAAGGACTGGAAAGAGGCCCGGCGGGCAATACTTCTCTGGCCCCTGCCCTGAGCCTGGCTCAGGAATTGGATAAAGAGGAGATCATCGTTGTTCAGGAGACCGAATACACCGGTGCCGGAAAACATCCCATCTCCCAGCTTAATTTTGCCCGGGGGATGGGTGTAGAAGTAAAAAGAGGTCATCCGGAGGAGGAAAGTCCCGGTGAGAATATTATCATCCCCGAAAGACCCGGGCAGATTGAAGGAATCGATCTCGATTTAGATAGCATCAGAATTTCTTATCTTGAGAAAGCGGTAGAAAAGAGCGGAATTACCAGTGTTGATCAAAACTATCTTGATTTTTTGGCCCGGGAAGTAAATCTAAAGCCTGATGAAACCAGAAAATTGATCGAAAAAAATCTGGATGTCGAGCTGGATCTTTGA
- a CDS encoding GlmL-related ornithine degradation protein, which translates to MTDGDIDVLAAEIGSTTTMINAFDNLNKKPVHLGQGLARTTVEEGNVMLGVKRALKDLKEQLEIQNLNWSEFLATSSAAGGLKMTVHGLVKDMTVRAAEEAALGAGGVIKQVTVGELKEKHLDRVESLEPNMILLAGGVNHGEEDIILHNARVLAEMDMKIPLIYAGNEAIQDEIRELLEDSSLEILITENVYPKIDQLNIEPTRELIHEVFARHIVRAPGMEKIEEWLTAEMMPTPGAVMEAARLLKNRLGNLVVFDVGGATTDVHSVCEESGEVRDMMVNPEPEAKRTVEGDLGVYRSAPHVGEIMGESINPDSDISPLPRGEREKELVSRLAEEAVREALKRHAGEFRDYYTSGGRKTVAEGKDLTAADWLIGTGGALTRLPRGKKILRTLTGRHTRQLLPKPEAEVLIDESYIMASAGILGRSHPEAALKIMFKSLGLNRKNKFEKNFV; encoded by the coding sequence ATGACAGATGGCGATATTGATGTGCTGGCTGCTGAAATTGGCAGCACGACAACTATGATAAATGCCTTCGACAATCTGAATAAAAAACCTGTTCATCTCGGTCAGGGGTTGGCCCGTACCACAGTCGAAGAGGGCAATGTTATGCTGGGTGTGAAAAGAGCTCTTAAAGATTTAAAGGAACAGCTGGAGATTCAAAACCTCAACTGGTCCGAATTTTTGGCCACCAGCAGTGCAGCTGGCGGTCTTAAAATGACAGTTCATGGACTGGTAAAGGATATGACTGTCAGAGCTGCTGAAGAAGCTGCTCTGGGAGCCGGGGGCGTAATAAAGCAGGTGACAGTCGGCGAATTAAAAGAAAAACATCTCGACAGAGTTGAGAGTCTTGAGCCCAATATGATACTTCTCGCCGGCGGTGTAAATCATGGTGAAGAGGATATAATTCTTCATAATGCCCGTGTTCTGGCCGAAATGGATATGAAAATCCCTCTAATTTATGCCGGTAATGAAGCTATACAGGATGAGATCAGGGAGTTACTGGAAGATTCCAGTTTGGAGATATTAATAACCGAGAATGTTTATCCTAAAATCGATCAGCTTAATATTGAGCCGACCAGAGAGCTCATTCACGAAGTTTTTGCCCGCCATATTGTCAGAGCTCCCGGCATGGAAAAAATTGAAGAATGGCTTACAGCCGAAATGATGCCGACGCCCGGCGCGGTGATGGAAGCTGCACGACTGCTTAAAAACAGATTGGGCAATCTGGTTGTTTTTGATGTAGGAGGAGCTACTACTGATGTTCACTCCGTATGTGAGGAATCGGGTGAAGTAAGGGATATGATGGTTAATCCAGAACCCGAGGCCAAAAGGACTGTCGAGGGAGATCTCGGGGTCTACCGCAGCGCCCCTCATGTTGGTGAGATAATGGGAGAAAGCATAAATCCTGACAGCGACATTTCACCGCTGCCCCGGGGAGAAAGAGAAAAAGAGCTGGTAAGCAGGCTGGCTGAAGAAGCTGTTAGAGAAGCGCTTAAAAGACATGCCGGCGAATTCAGAGATTATTACACCTCGGGCGGAAGGAAGACTGTAGCAGAAGGTAAAGATCTTACCGCGGCAGATTGGCTGATCGGTACGGGTGGAGCTTTGACCAGACTTCCCCGGGGGAAGAAAATTTTAAGGACCCTGACGGGCAGGCACACCCGACAGCTTTTACCAAAACCTGAGGCTGAAGTTTTAATCGATGAAAGTTATATCATGGCTTCGGCAGGCATTCTGGGAAGAAGCCATCCTGAGGCTGCCCTTAAAATCATGTTCAAAAGCCTGGGATTGAACAGAAAAAATAAATTCGAGAAAAATTTTGTTTGA
- the ord gene encoding 2,4-diaminopentanoate dehydrogenase: MKTVLWGLGSMGSGMGRLLAERSDLKISGGIASREGKSGIDIGELLELEQKLGVEAVNDPSRAITEETDVVLNATSSSIVQVEEEIKFALRKSCNVISIAEEMAYPEVAEPEIAFELDQIAEEKGVSLLGTGINPGFILDLLVIALTGACLRVEKITARRINDLSPFGPTVMKTQGVGTTVDEFNRGVEKGEIVGHIGFKESISMIADRLEWDIDEVEESREPIISDVARSTEHVRVEPGMVAGCRHTARAFKNGNEIIVLRHPQQICPEKAGIETGDYIEIKGDPGIDMAITPEIPGGKGTIAVSVNMIPLVLKAEPGLKTMTDLPVPSALPEDISGLL; this comes from the coding sequence ATAAAGACGGTTTTATGGGGACTGGGATCTATGGGCAGCGGCATGGGTCGATTACTGGCAGAGAGATCTGATCTGAAGATTTCTGGTGGCATAGCCAGTCGAGAAGGTAAATCCGGCATAGATATCGGTGAACTGCTGGAACTGGAACAAAAATTGGGAGTCGAGGCGGTCAATGATCCTTCGCGGGCAATTACAGAAGAGACCGATGTTGTTTTAAATGCTACCAGTTCTTCGATCGTCCAGGTGGAGGAGGAGATTAAGTTTGCGCTCAGAAAAAGCTGCAATGTGATATCTATTGCTGAGGAGATGGCCTATCCTGAGGTTGCAGAACCAGAAATAGCTTTTGAGTTAGATCAAATTGCGGAAGAGAAAGGGGTTTCCCTGCTGGGAACAGGTATTAATCCCGGCTTTATACTGGATCTGCTCGTTATAGCACTCACAGGAGCCTGTCTGAGAGTCGAAAAAATCACGGCCAGAAGAATTAATGATCTCTCTCCTTTTGGGCCGACCGTGATGAAAACTCAGGGCGTGGGCACTACGGTGGATGAATTTAATCGTGGGGTGGAAAAAGGGGAAATTGTAGGCCATATTGGTTTTAAGGAATCAATCAGCATGATAGCTGACAGACTGGAATGGGATATTGATGAAGTCGAGGAGAGTCGTGAACCTATAATCTCAGATGTGGCAAGAAGCACCGAACATGTTCGAGTAGAACCTGGAATGGTGGCAGGCTGCCGTCATACTGCCCGCGCTTTTAAAAATGGAAACGAGATAATTGTTCTCAGGCATCCACAACAGATATGTCCCGAAAAAGCAGGAATAGAAACGGGAGACTATATTGAGATAAAAGGTGATCCGGGAATCGACATGGCGATAACTCCGGAAATACCCGGCGGCAAAGGAACGATAGCAGTTTCTGTAAATATGATTCCGCTGGTTTTAAAAGCTGAGCCGGGCCTGAAAACGATGACAGATCTGCCTGTGCCTTCAGCTCTGCCTGAAGATATTTCCGGCCTGCTTTAA